Proteins found in one Hevea brasiliensis isolate MT/VB/25A 57/8 chromosome 18, ASM3005281v1, whole genome shotgun sequence genomic segment:
- the LOC110635104 gene encoding probable hexosyltransferase MUCI70 yields the protein MTGGSLGIRSGSYGSLEKHFQHQQNGGGVHLPIQTTSRTKPAKMVKYKERLFHWICKFAGRKKVGMLFLCIISAAVFVWVLYVGKGEDSQEGDNVPNFSLNSTVPFGNPANETHIVKKFALPPPPPPPPLLPHPPPKYFLGYTLPPGHPCNSFTLPPPPADKKRTGPRPCPVCYLPVEEAIALMPKFPSFSPIVNNLTYIYEDPLSRDGEFGGSEFGGYPTLKQRSDSYDIRESMSVHCGFVRGKRPGHYTGFDMDEIDLAAMEQCHGVVVASAIFGAFDEIQQPTNISEYSKKTVCFFMFVDEETEAYLKKNSGLDSSRKIGIWRIVVVRNLPYKDGRRNGKVPKLLVHRMFPNARFSLWIDGKLELVVDPYQILERHLWRKNATLAISRHYKRFDVFLEAEANKAAGKYDNASIDFQIDFYKKEGLTPYSVAKLPIRSDVPEGCVIIREHVPISNLFTCLWFNEVDRFTSRDQISFSTVRDKIRAKTNWTVNMFMDCERRNFVVQKYHRDVLEHMAPPPPAVYPPPLPPVLVHEPPIKTALETSAERVASIPVRRARRGRKSNSRHHRKVVAGGRDTDSS from the exons ATGACTGGAGGGTCATTGGGGATTCGCTCTGGAAGTTATGGATCATTGGAGAAGCATTTTCAACATCAGCAGAACGGTGGTGGTGTTCACTTGCCTATCCAAACTACAAGCCGGACTAAACCTGCCAAGATGGTCAAGTACAAGGAGAGACTCTTTCATTGGATCTGCAAGTTCGCCGGCCGCAAAAAGGTTGGAATGCTGTTCCTCTGTATCATCTCCGCTGCCGTTTTCGTATGGGTTTTGTATGTAGGAAAAG GTGAAGATTCACAGGAAGGTGATAATGTCCCAAACTTTAGCCTTAATAGCACTGTGCCCTTTGGCAATCCAGCAAATGAGACTCATATAGTTAAGAAGTTCGCTTTGCCtccaccacctcctcctcctccccTTCTCCCTCATCCTCCTCCCAAATATTTTTTGGGCTACACTCTTCCTCCTGGGCATCCCTGTAATAGCTTCACTTTACCTCCCCCACCAGCTGATAAAAAAAGAACTGGGCCACGAC CATGTCCTGTGTGCTACCTTCCTGTGGAAGAAGCGATTGCTTTGATGCCAAAGTTCCCATCATTTTCTCCTATAGTTAATAACTTGACATATATCTATGAGGATCCACTAAGTAGAGATGGAGAATTTGGCGGCTCAGAATTCGGTGGGTATCCTACTCTAAAGCAGAGAAGTGACTCTTATGATATTAGAGAGTCGATGAGTGTGCACTGTGG ATTTGTCAGAGGGAAAAGACCTGGCCACTATACAGGATTTGACATGGATGAAATTGACCTGGCTGCAATGGAGCAGTGCCATGGGGTTGTTGTTGCTTCAGCAATATTTG GAGCCTTTGATGAAATTCAACAGCCGACTAATATCAGCGAATACTCCAAGAAGACTGTCTGCTTCTTTATGTTTGTTGATGAAGAAACAGAAGCATATTTGAAGAAGAATAGTGGTCTAGACAGCAGCCGGAAGATTGGGATTTGGAGAATTGTTGTTGTTCGTAATCTTCCTTACAAAGATGGGAGACGCAATGGGAAA GTACCAAAGCTTCTAGTGCATAGGATGTTTCCAAATGCTCGCTTTTCCTTATGGATTGATGGGAAACTTGAACTTGTTGTGGATCCATACCAAATTCTTGAAAG GCACTTGTGGAGAAAAAATGCTACTCTTGCAATTTCTAGACATTATAAGCGATTTGATGTGTTTCTGGAAGCTGAGGCAAATAAAGCAGCTGGGAAGTATGATAATGCCTCCATTGACTTTCAGATTGATTTTTATAAGAAGGAGGGTTTGACTCCATATTCAGTGGCCAAGCTTCCTATTAGAAGTG ATGTTCCTGAAGGATGTGTTATAATAAGGGAGCATGTTCCCATTAGCAACCTCTTTACTTGCCTTTGGTTCAACGAAGTTGACCGCTTTACTTCAAGGGACCAAATCAGCTTTTCCACAGTAAGAGATAAGATTCGGGCAAAGACAAATTGGACTGTGAACATGTTCATGGACTGTGAAAGGCGCAACTTTGTAGTTCAG AAGTACCATAGAGATGTTTTAGAGCACATGGCTCCTCCTCCTCCTGCTGTATATCCACCACCACTGCCCCCTGTTTTGGTGCATGAACCACCAATTAAAACAGCACTGGAAACTTCTGCTGAAAGGGTTGCAAGTATTCCGGTTCGGAGGGCAAGGCGAGGGAGGAAGTCTAACTCTAGGCACCATCGCAAAGTTGTTGCTGGTGGCAGGGACACCGATTCAAGTTAA
- the LOC110635083 gene encoding uncharacterized protein LOC110635083, which produces MSSPSLSSSFSVICILHSLIAITSGSLMMFHMKGIYTFTHGLDTATKLMGSTPHDQLLIRTSDSFSGLLLFAIGFLIFMVSFVKDRDFQSFFAKGCTVLHVFMALWRVYFERRVDVLAWDWLRQTVGDILLAFSWVFFLVYSWREKYD; this is translated from the coding sequence ATGTCATCGCCTTCGCTTTCCTCCTCCTTCTCTGTCATCTGCATTCTCCACTCGCTCATCGCTATAACTAGCGGCAGCCTCATGATGTTTCACATGAAGGGAATCTACACCTTTACCCATGGCCTCGATACAGCCACCAAGCTCATGGGTTCCACCCCGCATGACCAGCTCCTGATCCGGACTTCCGATTCCTTTTCTGGGTTGCTGCTCTTCGCCATCGGGTTTCTCATATTCATGGTCTCTTTCGTAAAAGATCGAGACTTCCAGTCTTTCTTCGCCAAAGGGTGCACGGTTCTTCATGTTTTCATGGCTCTTTGGAGGGTTTATTTTGAGAGGAGGGTTGATGTATTGGCTTGGGATTGGTTAAGACAGACGGTTGGCGATATCTTATTGGCTTTCTCCTGGGTTTTTTTCCTTGTTTATTCCTGGAGGGAGAAGTatgattga
- the LOC110635092 gene encoding L-type lectin-domain containing receptor kinase VII.1-like yields the protein MSAMKKHPNPSLLLLLLPIILSCRPMSAIDFVFNGFNSSNLILYDSATIESRILTLTKRTAFREGRALYPSKVTTKATNSSYVYPFSTSFIFAMVPYKNVLPGHGLIFIFVTHIGINGTSPAQYLGLFNRTNNGNPSNHVFGIEFDVFANQEFNDTKSNHVGIDLNSLTSKFAEEAGYWPDNKKSSSADRSSFKKLKLNNGENYQVWIDYADSLINITMAPVGMKRPTRPLLNVSINLSDVFEEEMYVGFTSATGKLDESHKILAWSYSDSNFSLSESLITTGLPSFVPLKGSFFRSKAFIAGAVLGGFAVIVAVALITLFYARRKQRMARARANMEEWELEYWPHRITYQEIETATKGFSEQNVIGFGGNGKVYKGVLPGGEEVAVKRISHENNGMREFLAEISSLGRLKHRSLVGLRAWCKREKGSFSLVYDYMENGSLDKRVFNCDENKMLSCEERIRILKDVASGVLYLHEGWESKVLHRDIKASNVLLDQEMNGRLGDFGLARMHSHGQMAITTRVVGTVGYLAPEVVRSGRASAQTDVFGFGVLILEVMCGRRPIEEGKPPLIELVWQSMTQGQLLDALDPRIKARGGFDEEEVERILHLGLLCTYPEPSSRPKMRQAVKILEGKNEPEIDDMNAYLLQHTKSKDMWLNYSHGGGYSYHPTSEDIKKFQSSFTSLSWSNSEREGR from the coding sequence ATGTCTGCAATGAAGAAACACCCAAACCCTTCTCTTCTCTTACTTCTGCTTCCTATAATCCTATCTTGTCGACCCATGTCAGCTATTGATTTTGTCTTCAATGGCTTCAATTCCTCCAATTTGATTCTCTATGACTCAGCCACCATTGAATCTCGTATTCTCACACTTACCAAGAGAACAGCTTTCAGAGAAGGTCGTGCTCTATACCCATCAAAAGTAACCACCAAAGCTACTAACTCCTCTTATGTCTATCCATTTTCTACTTCTTTCATTTTTGCTATGGTTCCTTACAAGAACGTCCTGCCAGGACATGGCCTGATATTCATTTTTGTAACACATATTGGGATAAATGGTACAAGCCCAGCCCAATACTTAGGCCTATTTAATCGCACGAATAATGGTAATCCTAGCAATCATGTGTTTGGGATCGAGTTCGATGTGTTCGCCAACCAAGAATTCAATGACACGAAGAGTAACCATGTTGGTATAGATCTGAATTCCCTCACATCAAAATTTGCTGAAGAGGCAGGATATTGGCCTGACAATAAAAAGAGTAGCAGCGCCGACAGGAGTTCATTCAAGAAATTGAAGCTAAATAATGGTGAAAATTACCAAGTTTGGATAGATTATGCAGATTCTTTAATTAATATTACTATGGCTCCTGTTGGCATGAAAAGGCCTACTCGGCCTTTGTTAAATGTTTCTATTAATCTTTCTGATGTTTTTGAGGAAGAAATGTATGTTGGGTTCACTTCTGCAACAGGAAAACTTGATGAGAGTCACAAGATTCTGGCTTGGAGCTATAGTGATTCCAATTTTTCTTTAAGTGAAAGTTTGATTACAACTGGGTTGCCATCCTTTGTTCCTCTAAAAGGTTCCTTTTTTCGGTCTAAGGCGTTCATTGCCGGTGCCGTGCTTGGAGGTTTCGCGGTTATTGTCGCTGTTGCTTTGATTACTTTGTTTTATGCTAGGAGGAAGCAGAGGATGGCAAGGGCGAGAGCGAACATGGAGGAATGGGAATTGGAATATTGGCCACATAGAATTACTTATCAAGAAATTGAGACAGCAACAAAAGGATTCAGTGAACAAAATGTCATTGGATTTGGAGGAAATGGAAAGGTCTATAAGGGTGTATTGCCAGGAGGGGAAGAGGTTGCAGTGAAGCGAATTTCTCATGAAAATAATGGGATGAGAGAGTTTTTGGCTGAAATTTCGAGTCTTGGAAGATTGAAGCACAGGAGCTTGGTTGGGTTGAGAGCTTGGTGCAAGAGAGAAAAAGGAAGCTTCAGTCTGGTCTATGATTATATGGAAAATGGGAGTTTGGATAAGAGAGTGTTCAATTGTGATGAGAATAAAATGTTAagctgtgaagaaagaataaggATATTGAAAGATGTTGCTTCAGGAGTACTGTATTTGCACGAGGGATGGGAGTCTAAAGTCCTACATAGAGACATTAAGGCCAGCAATGTGTTACTGGACCAGGAAATGAATGGAAGGTTAGGTGATTTTGGCCTAGCCAGGATGCACAGCCATGGTCAGATGGCTATCACCACACGGGTGGTTGGAACGGTTGGGTACTTGGCCCCTGAGGTGGTTCGCAGTGGTCGAGCGTCAGCTCAAACAGATGTGTTCGGTTTTGGGGTATTGATTTTGGAGGTGATGTGTGGAAGGAGGCCAATAGAGGAAGGGAAGCCACCATTGATAGAATTGGTATGGCAGTCAATGACGCAAGGACAGTTACTCGATGCTCTTGATCCAAGGATAAAGGCTAGAGGAGGGTTTGatgaggaagaagtggagagaATACTTCATTTAGGCTTGTTGTGCACATATCCTGAGCCTAGTTCCCGGCCAAAAATGAGGCAAGCAGTGAAGATCTTGGAGGGCAAGAACGAGCCTGAAATTGATGATATGAATGCATATCTGCTCCAACATACCAAGTCTAAAGATATGTGGTTGAATTATTCTCATGGTGGGGGCTATTCATATCACCCAACGTCTGAAGATATTAAAAAATTCCAGTCATCTTTCACTTCTCTCTCTTGGAGCAATAGTGAAAGGGAGGGTAGGTAG